A single Nomascus leucogenys isolate Asia chromosome 14, Asia_NLE_v1, whole genome shotgun sequence DNA region contains:
- the LOC100594017 gene encoding C-C motif chemokine 3-like 1: MPLIRTLTDSAVSISFSCHPQLTEASSQKRNHEYGGGSPKKIIQVSTAALAVLLCTVALCNQVFSVPLAADTPTACCFSYISRQIPQNFIADYFETSSQCSKPSVIFLTKRGRQVHADPSEEWVQKYISDLELSA; encoded by the exons ATGCCCCTTATCAGAACACTGACTGATTCGGcagtttccatttccttttcttgccatCCGCAACTCACAGAAGCCAGCTCTCAGAAACGGAATCACGAGTATGGAGGGGGTTCCCCTAAGAA AATCATTCAGGTCTCCACTGCTGCCCTTGCTGTCCTCCTCTGCACCGTGGCTCTCTGCAACCAGGTCTTCTCTGTACCAC TTGCTGCCGACACGCCGACCGCCTGCTGCTTCAGCTACATCTCCCGGCAGATTCCACAGAATTTCATAGCTGACTACTTTGAGACCAGCAGCCAGTGCTCCAAGCCCAGTGTCAT CTTCCTAACCAAGAGAGGCCGGCAGGTCCATGCTGACCCCAGTGAGGAGTGGGTCCAGAAATACATCAGCGACCTGGAGCTGAGTGCCTGA